A section of the Alligator mississippiensis isolate rAllMis1 chromosome 8, rAllMis1, whole genome shotgun sequence genome encodes:
- the GRB2 gene encoding growth factor receptor-bound protein 2 isoform X2, whose product MVLNEECDQNWYKAELNGKDGFIPKNYIEMKPHPWFFGKIPRAKAEEMLGKQRHDGAFLIRESESAPGDFSLSVKFGNDVQHFKVLRDGAGKYFLWVVKFNSLNELVDYHRSTSVSRNQQIFLRDIEQVPQQPTYVQALFDFDPQEEGELGFRRGDFIQVLDNSDPNWWKGACHGQTGMFPRNYVTPVNRNI is encoded by the exons ATG GTTTTGAATGAAGAATGCGATCAAAATTGGTACAAGGCAGAACTCAATGGGAAGGATGGCTTCATTCCCAAGAACTACATAGAAATGAAACCACACCC ATGGTTTTTTGGGAAGATCCCTAGAGCAAAGGCTGAGGAGATGTTAGGTAAACAGAGACATGATGGTGCCTTTCTCATCAGGGAGAGCGAGAGCGCTCCTGGGGACTTCTCGCTCTCAGTCAA gtttGGAAATGATGTGCAGCATTTCAAGGTGCTTAGAGATGGGGCTGGCAAGTATTTCCTCTGGGTGGTGAAGTTCAATTCTCTGAACGAGCTGGTAGACTATCACAGATCCACCTCTGTCTCCAGAAATCAGCAGATATTCCTCAGAGACATTGAGCAGGTGCCACAG CAACCTACATACGTTCAGGCCCTTTTCGATTTTGACCCCCAGGAGGAAGGCGAGCTGGGCTTCCGCCGCGGAGACTTTATCCAGGTCCTTGACAACTCTGATCCCAACTGGTGGAAGGGAGCATGCCACGGACAGACGGGCATGTTTCCGCGCAACTACGTGACCCCAGTGAACCGGAACATCTAG